The following are encoded in a window of Kogia breviceps isolate mKogBre1 chromosome 10, mKogBre1 haplotype 1, whole genome shotgun sequence genomic DNA:
- the LOC136792025 gene encoding histone H3.1, with the protein MARTKQTARKSTGGKAPRKQLATKAARKSAPATGGVKKPHRYRPGTVALREIRRYQKSTELLIRKLPFQRLVREIAQDFKTDLRFQSSAVMALQEACEAYLVGLFEDTNLCAIHAKRVTIMPKDIQLARRIRGERA; encoded by the coding sequence ATGGCTCGCACTAAGCAGACCGCTCGCAAATCCACAGGCGGTAAGGCGCCGCGGAAGCAGCTGGCCACCAAGGCGGCCCGGAAGAGCGCGCCGGCCACGGGCGGCGTGAAGAAGCCGCACCGCTACCGGCCCGGCACGGTGGCCCTGCGCGAGATCCGCCGCTACCAGAAGTCCACGGAGCTGCTGATCCGCAAGCTGCCGTTCCAGCGGTTGGTGCGCGAGATCGCCCAGGACTTTAAGACCGACCTGCGCTTCCAGAGCTCGGCCGTGATGGCGCTGCAGGAGGCGTGCGAGGCCTACCTTGTGGGGCTCTTCGAGGACACCAACCTGTGTGCCATCCACGCCAAGCGCGTCACCATCATGCCCAAGGACATC